TTTTTTCAACGTAAATGGTTATGTTTTCATGcagtttttaaagataaacttaGATGTAGATAATGAAATCATGAGTAGACAAATGAGCATAAGATGACTTGGATTTCTTATGAATTAATATGTTAATGTGTGGGATGTCATTTTCGACCTATTGAAAAAgatatactaaaaatattaatgaaggACAGATGGTAATCGGTAAATGCATCATCTCTTAAAATTCgcctaaaataaaaaaaatgaaccgACGTGCCACATCAGTAATCTCTGGTCTCTAAATTTAACAAAGACGTAGCACGAACCGTGACGTATCAACACACATATCAAACAAACCTATCTTTTTCAATACTAACTTATTCGtctttttggttcttgttGTCATATACACCGAAGCTCAGCTCTTAACTTATTCTTTGGATAATGTTTTCGGTGATAGCGAACCGACAAATTGTAGCCGACACTTAGAATTCACAACTAAactatagattttaaaataatattaattaattcgAAAGTTTGAGATATCTGAACAAAGTTTTCTGAAAAACGTAGAATACATATGGATCAAATACTATAATTCGAAAGTTTCAGATTAGTGCTAAGTAATGAACGTCATGCGTTTGTTCTTCTgtcgatttcttctttttcaccgCCCGTCTGAGTTTTATGGGCGTGATATTTTCCTTATTGTGGTCAAATCAGGAATATTCAACAATATTTAGCACTCGCTTTACTTGGTGGGACATGAGAATCAATCGATGCATCgctgttttatttctttttctttgatgtttcTATTTCTGTTAGAACAAAGTTTTCATGATTCTTAAAAGCCCAAATTTCATGGCATCGGAACAAAGTTTTCATATATGATGAcaactcaaaacaaaagagtaacGGTAAAAGCCCAATACCCATAAAATGGGCTTAAGAATCCAGATCGGATCTATAACCCGACCCGGTTGTTGACACCGAGAGAGTCCACGCAACGTTCGCCGAATTCCTAACGAATCGGACACCGTTTCGTCGCTGTAAAATTTTGATGCGAAATTTTCCAATtcacagattttgtttttccattgTTTTGGATTTCTAGATTCTAGTTATATGTTGGTGATAGATTTTTCCTACATCTCGTGATTCTCAAACGCTTCTTGAGCTCTTCGTCGAATCGGGACTGTGATCGGGACTTGGTGGAGAAGAAGCGATGATAACAAGATCGAATCTAGCAGAACAGCTCAGGGAATATCAGATTAGATCAAAGCATGATTGGGCCTccgtttctttcttctcttccaccTCCAATTTCTCTTCCTCCAGGTTAGAGATCTCCGGCTTATCCTTTCCTTTTTAATCTGCTGTGATTTGGAGCTGCGTGCTTAGAGTTGTATTTGAAAAATTGTACTTTGTGATATTTAATTCAATTGGAACCGTAAATTTCTCATCTTTTAAGGGATTGTCGTTGAACATTGGATATCTATGTGAATCCTACACAAGGAACTATAATTTTGACTTGTCCACGTTGAACCATCTTTGACAATTTGACATACACTTTTCATTCTTATCGACTCTGTTGCAATCTGGATTCTATTGTTAAATTTTGACAATGAACATTCTATAGTGGTACTTATGCTATTCGTTTCGTTTGCTTTTGATTCAGGGTTGATGTTGTAGTCTTTGTCATATGGGAACTAGTGATGTTAGCACTCGTGGTGTTTTCAGCTGTATCCTTGTACTTCAGGCGGTTGCAACTTGCTTTTATCCTGCTTTGTGTCACCTTACTATTACTCCTCTGTATGAAAATCACAAAGCAAGTGAGACATGctaggaagaagaagcgaaggatgcttcttcctctctctatGTAAAGACCGAAACCATTGAGCTGTTGCGAACCGTTTATCTTCTCACACAACCAAACCACAACTCTTCTCTGGCATGAGTTTTGTGCCCATATGcattgatgaagatgacagCTAAGCTCAGACTGACTCTGGGACGCATCGCTTTTGTCCTTTGAAGAATCGACCTGAACTTGAGATATGAAACCAGGGACTGCAATTTCAAGGCTTAGCTTAGACAAATCAGAACAAAAGTGCTGTAAAGGTTGTTTTCCTGTATAAAGTAGTATGGGAGGTTGCTTTATTTTTCCTAGGCACGATCACGGATTGTTAACTTGAGCGTTTTGTGATTAAAGATAGTTTTTCCATCTATCTATGTTACACTTAATATCATGATGAAGTGATTTAGATTTGTTGGctgtaaaaagtttttaaaaaatgatttgcaGGATTTTCATGTGacgagaaaaagaaaaacaacgaACACTCATGAAAGTAGAAGAGAGAActataaaatgaaaagtagCAAGCAACTTGCTCGAAACGCTCACATGTTTCTATCATTACCTTTGCGCTCTGCAACTACTTTAGTAtcttgttaaagaaaaagtggTAATAGTTAGTATTATTTGTAATGTTATGGTCTGTCAATACACTAGCTTAGCTTGATTTGATTAACTTAATTTCCAAATAATGAGATACTGTCTACATGGTGATATAGCTTTGTCAAAGTTCATTAATGACAATGACAAAAACAAGTGTGTTAGTAACCAAGATAATTGCATTTAGTCGTAATTCATGTTTTGAAACGGAAATAATTAGAAAGATCGAAAATCTCTAGATATTTGTAGAAGGTCAGTACATAACTCCACGAGTGGTCGTGATCCAATTTGTGGACAAATTTGAAAAGCAactaaaaacaatcaaataagCACGAACATCCTTTTCCCTCCACACACATCAAAATCCACAGTTTGGTCCATATattgctatatatatagagaagcAGTTAGGCATTTAATTAAGGTTGCATACAGACAGATACATACGCAACGAAACTATCAAAGCCGAAgtaacacacacacaaaaatcatatgaagaaACTAAATTCTAAAGGGATTAGACTCTCCGAATTGATggagaaatggagaagaaggaagaaagggCACTTCGCTGTGTACACGAACGAAGGGAAGAGATTCGTTTTACCATTGGATTATCTGAATCATCCGATGTTACAGGTGCTATTGCAAATGGCTGAGGATGAGTTTGGGACTACCATTGATGGTCCTTTAAAAGTTCCTTGCGATGGAAGTTTAATGGATCACATCATCATGCTTGTGAGAAGGAGCATGTCCcatgattatgatgatgtgGAGAAGTCTTCCACGAGCAGCACCTGCAAGGGAgcttcaatctcttctctctttcgtGGACAGAGCCAGCTTCAGTCATTAGTTTCCTAACCATTTGGAGTaattgttaactttttttggaGAAGGGTTGTTCTATTTTGTGTATACCAACATGATCttgtaataaattaattattgtaatGTATCAATGATACAGTATcatcatttgattttgagtctttttttgACGGTTAAAACAACGATTTGGGACGAAGTTATAGGCCCTGAATGGATGCTGATTTTGGATTcagtttttgaatttagattttagtttatagattttagattttagtttcagatttttattattatatttttgtttcaaaaaccccaaaaaattggtttttggtttttgagaaaaataacgTTGATTGAGTAAAAACTAGATTTCCTAAATTTTAGGAGaactaaaaaactaaaatcatgaatggaaaactacaagaaaataatttttctaaattgtagggaaaccaaaattttaaaatcttgattggtatgaaaataagtttttggaaaacaaaaaccaaaaactcttacaaaatctacaaaacattCAATTCATGTATCCAAACTTCTTAAAGGGCccaaaaaggaagaaaacatTGTGAAAGAAACAGATATAGAAATGGGCCTTTGGTCTTTAAATTGGGCCTAAGCCTTTTAATTGAGGCCTTACTAAAAGTGACGACTCACATGGTTGAATCAAATCTCAGGTAGTAAATTGTCAAAGCTGAGGAGAAAGAAAGCTTTTTCGGTCTGAAATTGAAGTGCGAATCGGGGAATCTAGGGTTTCGAGAGAGAGATAATGGGTGGAGGAGGACATGGCGGAGGTATAACTTACAAGGGAGTCACTGTCCACACTCCCAAGACTTGGCACACCGTCACCGGAAAAGGCTTGTGCGCCGTTATGTGGTACATTTctgatttctctctttcaccTAATTCGCTTTTGATTTTGGGACCTAGCTAATCTCGATCGTAGCTAGATCTCGCCATGGGGATTTTGGGCTAATTGATCATCTGAGGAATTTTGTATATAGAATCCATTTGAATCAAAAAATTGGATTTGTCAAATTAGTATCGGAGCTAATCAGGTAGATGTTAATTTGAATCAGATATTGCTTATGTCAATTTCAGTTCGATGAGAATGGTTGAAGAAGTAATCGCACATAGGTTTTAACTTTCCCTAGCATTCACATCTTAAAAACTcaatttttggtattttcaGGTTCTGGATTCTGTACAGGGCAAAGCAAGATGGTCCTGTAGTTATGGTAaaactctttcattttttatctttgtctcgcttttgtaaattttattggTCCTAATATCTTTCGTGGTGGCTGAATCTGATCTTGCTATTGGCAATGGATAGGGATGGAGGCACCCTTGGGATGGTCATGGTGATCACGGTCACGGAGATCATCACTAGGTAATGTCTTTACTAGTAGTATTGTCGATGGAATCATTAAGaaagatgattaaaaaatCTCCTTTTTCGTAGTAAACACGCATTATTGTTTATACCGTATAGCAATTCCTCAATGAAGCTAATGTCTATGCATAATGTAGAGTAGCATTTCTAAGTTGTCACTTACTAACAAGATCTCTTGTTAACTGCTATCTAGTTGGttttgaagaaagatgatAGCTTTGATCTGGTTTTGGTTCATACAAGTGGTGAAAGTTTAGAGGATCTTTAACTTCTCTATAGGATGTTCTTGATTTATATCTACTAGAATGAATCATTGAAACTCTCGGGAGTGAATGAAAATTGAGTGCCTTTATTGTGAATGTTTGTTATTAGTTTAGTGGTAcatgttttgagttttctctttgtttagACATTGATGATTTGTAGTTATCCTCGAGTTCACCTTTCATGTAACCATATAAGCATTGCTCAAACTACTTGACACTAAtctggttttgggttttgctgCTAGGTCTCACTGAACCTTTGAAGATCATGACGAAAAAAGGATcgtctcttgtttttttcttaattttcagCTTCATATGTCGAAATAAAGAGAACTGTGAAGAAGACGTGAATTGTTTTTGTACACAACTTTGTAAGACTTGCTGCTTCTGTTTTAAGTTACTACTTGTGTGTTGCACTTCCTGATCATGTTGTTATTTTGCTGTcaacaaattaatttgaaataaaacgcATTGCGAGATTCGTGTTTTTAGATCCAGCCTCCAATGATACGAATTACAAAGAAACACTAGAAATTAGTTATATTCGCTGTGTTAAGTATACAAATTAACACTTACGAAACTGAATTTGTTAATGGTTTTTATAACTATatctgaaaaccaaaaaaaatatgcaaaatcatcaaattgaaaatgtCTATTCTAGCAACATGAATTGtgaataaataaacaaacatctataattcaaattttactTGAATAACAATTTCATTTTGACTCTATTTTTGGTGAAGACAAAAAGTGTGCCTTCAACTTCAAGTCTTTAATCCAAGTAGCCAGTTTAGGAAACgg
This sequence is a window from Arabidopsis thaliana chromosome 1 sequence. Protein-coding genes within it:
- a CDS encoding NADH-ubiquinone oxidoreductase chain (unknown protein; BEST Arabidopsis thaliana protein match is: unknown protein (TAIR:AT1G20460.1); Has 37 Blast hits to 37 proteins in 11 species: Archae - 0; Bacteria - 0; Metazoa - 0; Fungi - 0; Plants - 37; Viruses - 0; Other Eukaryotes - 0 (source: NCBI BLink).), which translates into the protein MITRSNLAEQLREYQIRSKHDWASVSFFSSTSNFSSSRVDVVVFVIWELVMLALVVFSAVSLYFRRLQLAFILLCVTLLLLLCMKITKQVRHARKKKRRMLLPLSM
- a CDS encoding SAUR-like auxin-responsive protein family (SAUR-like auxin-responsive protein family; CONTAINS InterPro DOMAIN/s: Auxin responsive SAUR protein (InterPro:IPR003676); BEST Arabidopsis thaliana protein match is: SAUR-like auxin-responsive protein family (TAIR:AT1G20470.1); Has 1296 Blast hits to 1280 proteins in 26 species: Archae - 0; Bacteria - 0; Metazoa - 0; Fungi - 0; Plants - 1295; Viruses - 0; Other Eukaryotes - 1 (source: NCBI BLink).) → MKKLNSKGIRLSELMEKWRRRKKGHFAVYTNEGKRFVLPLDYLNHPMLQVLLQMAEDEFGTTIDGPLKVPCDGSLMDHIIMLVRRSMSHDYDDVEKSSTSSTCKGASISSLFRGQSQLQSLVS
- a CDS encoding NADH dehydrogenase ubiquinone 1 beta subcomplex subunit (unknown protein; Has 96 Blast hits to 96 proteins in 48 species: Archae - 0; Bacteria - 0; Metazoa - 0; Fungi - 47; Plants - 38; Viruses - 0; Other Eukaryotes - 11 (source: NCBI BLink).) encodes the protein MGGGGHGGGITYKGVTVHTPKTWHTVTGKGLCAVMWFWILYRAKQDGPVVMGWRHPWDGHGDHGHGDHH